The following nucleotide sequence is from Vanrija pseudolonga chromosome 4, complete sequence.
cgtcgtacTCTGGAAATAGTCAGTGGCATATGATAGAACGGCACGCACCGACGTAGTCGGTCGGGATGCCACGCTTCCTGGACGactcggcagcgacgccgacaccgaggccaCTGGGGGTCAGTCGTGGTCTGCGCTCAGGCCTACATTATCAGTGCGCGCGGTTCTGGCTGTGCCACACTCGCGGTGAGATTGACACCAGtgaccagctcgacgccacgcGCAGACTCCGCCACActggcgcgctgcgcgaACCACCCAAACTCCTGCACGAAGAACGCGGCGAATATGCTGCTCGTCAGCCGAGCCCGGCCGCGTCATACCCAcgagtcgccgaggcgcggcgtATAGCTCCCTCGCGCGTTCTTATCGTACTCGAACCATCGGCCCCCGACGAGCGAGTTGTCAACACGCAGGAACCGGTACCCGTCGCGCCTGTTATCCGCGACCACGACCTGGCCGGTGCGGCCGCGGACCGAGCGGTGGATGAAGAGGTCGCCGTCGGGTGTGGCGTAtggcggtgtggcggcgtTGTGGATCCAGACGTACCACACTGCGCCGATGACGCCGATATGCGCCAGCCGGACGGCGTGCgggaggagggtggcgaggagagaacgccggcgggggcgtggATCAACAGACGACTGTGATGGGACGACCAGCGCCACGAGGTGCAGACCcgccgagacgacgaggagctcggggTCAGCGCTGCCACTTGGTCAACTTACTGCTCGTTCTGGATGCGATACGGCGTGTGCGATCCAGCTATACTTGTCTGCGCCATACTGATCAATTGTCGAGTCCATGGCCCTGCGAACCAGCCACACAGGGAAGGCAGGAGCAatgatgacgccgaggatggtAACAGCTCCAACCACTGGACCATCTGCCGATGTCTTCTTCGATACCAGGCCCGCACCATGAACATAGGCATCCTGGTACATCAGCGTCGAACCGACACCCACTCACAGTCAGCGAGAAGAAGCaccccgcgacgccgacgacgggcagcgCAGAGAGCCCAAGCTGCGCCGCGAAGGCACCCCACTCCGGCCCGAGAAAGGTACCACACTCGCTCGCTATGCGACGCCCTCCGAGCGCCGCAACATCGACCCCCAGCGCAGCGAGGTATGCCCACGTTGCGGGCGACAAGCAGTCCACTCTcacccacgccgcggccgacgcggccagGTACCCCGCCAACAGAAGGTAGGGGTGCAGgcccagcggcagcgagTTGTACAGCGGCACCAGTTGCTGGTGCTGCAGCGCGATATAggtgccgaggacggcggggaggacgacggccgcgaaGACGAGGGTGGGgtacgagggcggcgtcctcgctgcGGTCTGCGACCCGGCGGACGCGGcaggcgtcgcggccgaggtcgaggccggcgcggccttgcGTTTCGGCAGCATGCGTGCAGTAGGCTGCTTGGCTCAGTGAACCGCACGAAACGGTCCGGACAGCTCTGTTGGGATGCCCCGAGTGAGAGTAGACGGCAAGGATGAGCGTGTGACGACGACTTTACTGTCGCCGGAGACATTGTCCAGTTGTCCATCTAGGAAGTGGAGGCCGATACCGTGAACGCGTTTTGAACCGTGCCTGGAATCCGAGACGCAACTCACTTTGCCGTTGGCTTggaccacctcgtcgacttgATGTTGACATCTCTGCTTTGCACTGGACGTTGTCTCTCTGCACGCACTTATCCCAAGCCGTCAGGAAGACAACCTCCCCGGTATCAGCAAGCATGGGTACGTCCTACCCACcgcaccccactcacaccgcCAGGCCTCCTCACCATCATCCGCAagaacaaggccaaggcgcgcgagaTGCGCGTGCTGTTCCTGTAAGCTGAACCGAGACCTTGTACCAGCTGACATTCAGCGGACTAGACAACGCGGGCAAGACGACGATCCTGAAGCGCGTgtcgggcggcgacgtgACCACCGTGTCCCCGACACTGGGGTTCAACATCCAGACGCTGGTGCGGGGGGAGTACACGCTGAATATCTGTGCGTCGCGAACTGGAGCCCGGGTTGGTTCAGCAACTGGCTGACACACGCCCAGGGGACGTCGGAGGCCAGCGCACCCTCCGGCCATACTGGCGGAATTACTTCGAGTCGACCGACGCGGTGGTGTGGGTcgtcgactcgagcgacgcgctgcggCTAGGCGACGGGGcggacgagctgcgcgcgttGTTGTCTGAGGAGGTGGGTTGGGCGTAGTGACTAAAGCTGACGacgcagcgcctcgccggGGCCACGCTGCTCGTCTTCGCCAACAAGCAGGACCTGGCcggctcgctctcgctcgagcaggtgcgtgacgcgctcggcctcgacgccatcgagtCGCACAAGTGGCGTATTGTGCCGtgctcggccatctcgggcgccggcctcgacgagggaCTCGACTGggttgtcggcgaggtcgctgGCCGCCTGTACTGGTCTGGTCGGGCCACGGGCACCGAGTTTGCCAAAGTCCCCCTGCCTGCGGCcggtggcgccgtggccaccGCGTCATGACGGAGCTGCAGTTGCACAGTAATGAGATGACAGATGCTAGTTGTATGATATGTAAATCTATGCTCTATGATCTATGCTGATGATATATgtgctggcgccgctgctcgccagGAGCAGCGGCATGATCCCAAAAGACTGCCGTTGATTCTTCCGCTCCTTCCTCCTTGTTGAATCCTCGTCACGCCTCTACGCCCACCCGACCCTCGCGCGCAGCTTCTCCAGCCGCGACAGCGGCGTCTCATCGTTCCACATGTCCGGCAGCGGCTGCTTCGTCGCGCCGTTCGTACCACCAAAGAACCCGTC
It contains:
- the Arl2 gene encoding ADP-ribosylation factor-like protein 2 produces the protein MGLLTIIRKNKAKAREMRVLFLGLDNAGKTTILKRVSGGDVTTVSPTLGFNIQTLVRGEYTLNIWDVGGQRTLRPYWRNYFESTDAVVWVVDSSDALRLGDGADELRALLSEERLAGATLLVFANKQDLAGSLSLEQVRDALGLDAIESHKWRIVPCSAISGAGLDEGLDWVVGEVAGRLYWSGRATGTEFAKVPLPAAGGAVATAS